TGATTGATGAAGTGTCAAACAACAGGAATCTTCCGTCGGAGACGATTGTGCTCAATCTTTTAGAGTGCGTCAAAAAGCATGCCGGCGCCGCCTCCCAGTCCGATGATATTGCCATGCTGATGATAAAATTCAATCAATAATTAGTTAACACCGTTATGAGCCAACTCCTACTGAACCTGGATAAACTTCGTCACAACATCCGTTTTCTGTCCCAGCACTGCAGGGAACACCGCCTGAGCATCACCGGAATTATCAAAGACCCTTGCGCAGACCAGAAGATAATCAGCCAGATGATGGAGCTGGGTTTTGAAAACATTGGAATATCCAAGGTGCCTGAATGCCCAATAAAAACCCCGATTTTTTTCAAGCGGCCCATATACATTACCCTGCCCTCAATCCATGAACTGCCTGCCATTGTTCAGCATTTCGATACAAGTTTCAACTCTGAAATAACCGTTATTGAACAACTCAACCAAACCGCCATTGCCATGAATTGTTCCCACAACATTCTTTTAATGGTAGACACCGGTGACTTAAGGGAAGGTGTTATGCCCGACCGGGTGGTGGACACCGTGCGCAAAATTCACCAAATCAGACCCAGAAATATTAAATTTGCTGGCATCGGTACCAATTTGGGATGTTGTGCCGGCACCCTGCCGGATGCACACAACCTTGGAATCATCTCCGAACTGGCAGATCAGATTGAATTTGAACTTGACGTTGAGGTCAAAACCGTGTCCGTGGGTGGATCCGTACTGCTCAAATGGATGCAGCACAACCCGCTTCCCAGCCGAATCAATAATATACGGTTAGGAGAGTCCGTATTTTTAGGCACCATCCCCACCATAAATCAGGTCCATCCGGATCTGAATACCCGGGTTGTCACATTCACAAGCGATATCCTTGAGATACAAGAAAAACGAGTGAGACCGCCCCAACGGAGCGGCAAGGATGCTTTGGGCGGCAAGCCTCAATTTGGCCGCCAGGGCATACGCAAACGCGCGATTCTCAATTTCGGCATTTGCGATACCTGCCCGTCTGGATTAACAGCTTTGATCCCGGGCATCCAAATTGTTTCTGTAAATTCCAACTATACCCTGGCAGATATCACGGATTGCAGTCATCCTTTTAAAGTCGGGGATTTTATAGATTTCACAATGAATTACCAGGCGTTTCTCCAAAGCCTCATATCACCTTTTACCCAAATTCGTTACCTGAAATAAAACCACAGGGCGATTGTTCTATGATTCAATGGGGAAGAAACAAATCACGGATTCACCTGTTTTTGGGTGTTTTTATCATGCTGGTGCTGGCACTGGGGTTCAACATTCTCTTAACTTCTGCAACCCTTGAAAAACTGTATGTAGACACTTTTATTTCCAAAAACAATGTAATGGCACAGGATCTTCAGCGCAACATAGAAACTGCGATTCGATTCGGCAAAAGCATTGATAAATTCATTGGGATGGATAAACTGATTCTGGAAGCCCGGCAGCATCTGGTCTCTCAACAGGGGGAAGCAGGGGAATCCGCAACTAATAGAAATGATATTATTATTTTCATTACCTACCCGGATGGACATATTTTATATAGCAGCGATACACAGGTTGTAGGTACAGACCTGCCTGAAGCAGTTCGACTGTCAATAATCAAGGACACAAAAAAACCTGTTGAAAGCAACTCGATAAAATATGAAGGCGTATATTATCTTTCCTTGCCGGTGAAACAGTTTTTGCCCCCTAAATGGGTAGCGACGGTAACGGTTGCTTTCAGCCAAAAACAGATAAAATCCATGTTGCGCGCCATCGTAATGAAAAATATTGACTTGATTGCGGTGGTGCTTTTCATTGCCATGGCACTTTTATTCATATGCCTGCAATCTTTACCTCTGAATCCCAACAAATCTAAAAAAACGTTGGGACGAAAGAAACTTAAAATCTCTGCGGCTTTTTTTGTTATCATCTGCCTGGCCCAGATCACCTTGAGTCTGTTCAATCTGTTTGAATTCAAAAACCATTTTCTGAACGCCTCCACCCAAAAAAGTTTTGTTATATCTAAATTGTTAAAACAGGATATTGAATATTTACTGGCAAAGGGCCTGGATATCCGGCGGCTGATAAAATTAGACCAAACGCTGGCTGATGTCATTGCCGTCTCTCCTGAACTTGACAGCATTACCATATCCGATGACAAGTCAACGCCACTTTATTCTGCCACCCAGCACGGTATGTATCATTGGACAAACGCAAAAAAAAACAAAATTTCAGACAGTAAAACGCTTTTTTTAAAAATTGATCCAAACTATACCGTCACCCAGAACCTGTTTAGCACAAATAAATTAAAATCCGGTGAATTGGCCGGCAAACTGACCATTCATATTTCAAAAGACTATTTGTTCAGAAAACTTGAGTCAATCTCCCTGGATTCCATCACGGTGCTTGGGATCTCTATTTTCTTTTTTGTGGAACTGCTGATCCTTGAGCTCCAGCTTATTGAACGCCGGGTTACACAAGAGACACGTACGCAAAAAAGGCAGGTGCATTACACATCCATCCGGCCGGTGGCGTTCATGCTTTTTTTCGGGGTAGACACCTGTATTTCGTTTCTTCCCCTTCACATGGCCGCATTGTATAACCCATCTGCG
Above is a window of uncultured Desulfobacter sp. DNA encoding:
- a CDS encoding alanine racemase — translated: MSQLLLNLDKLRHNIRFLSQHCREHRLSITGIIKDPCADQKIISQMMELGFENIGISKVPECPIKTPIFFKRPIYITLPSIHELPAIVQHFDTSFNSEITVIEQLNQTAIAMNCSHNILLMVDTGDLREGVMPDRVVDTVRKIHQIRPRNIKFAGIGTNLGCCAGTLPDAHNLGIISELADQIEFELDVEVKTVSVGGSVLLKWMQHNPLPSRINNIRLGESVFLGTIPTINQVHPDLNTRVVTFTSDILEIQEKRVRPPQRSGKDALGGKPQFGRQGIRKRAILNFGICDTCPSGLTALIPGIQIVSVNSNYTLADITDCSHPFKVGDFIDFTMNYQAFLQSLISPFTQIRYLK
- a CDS encoding MFS transporter, whose translation is MIQWGRNKSRIHLFLGVFIMLVLALGFNILLTSATLEKLYVDTFISKNNVMAQDLQRNIETAIRFGKSIDKFIGMDKLILEARQHLVSQQGEAGESATNRNDIIIFITYPDGHILYSSDTQVVGTDLPEAVRLSIIKDTKKPVESNSIKYEGVYYLSLPVKQFLPPKWVATVTVAFSQKQIKSMLRAIVMKNIDLIAVVLFIAMALLFICLQSLPLNPNKSKKTLGRKKLKISAAFFVIICLAQITLSLFNLFEFKNHFLNASTQKSFVISKLLKQDIEYLLAKGLDIRRLIKLDQTLADVIAVSPELDSITISDDKSTPLYSATQHGMYHWTNAKKNKISDSKTLFLKIDPNYTVTQNLFSTNKLKSGELAGKLTIHISKDYLFRKLESISLDSITVLGISIFFFVELLILELQLIERRVTQETRTQKRQVHYTSIRPVAFMLFFGVDTCISFLPLHMAALYNPSAPLLGLSQNIIMGLPISTQMLFTSISLLISGAWCDKRGWAEPFLIGLFLSGTGFICAWLAPSSLYFLIALGLVGMGYGLSLMAAQGFVIAHTTYRNSAQGMAQLWAGVYAGSICGGATGAMLADRIGYAPVFLVGGMIVLLLIVYTFFIMNDALKCPKPNVRAPGSTPTNQTRPTTRPPSVFSFLFNRKIFALIVFYGLPWYIVLIGFMNYYSPIYLKGIGVSQSNIGRIFMIYGICLMYVSPYISKLMGRAKDKKQYLVMGSFIGSLSIVNFYFFKDVSGIISVTVSIFLLGLSACLIPVRSAYVLDFQITKQLGGGIAIGVLNAVLRLGQVTGPILFGWLFITIGSDSGIAVTAAAYLIFTLIFIFLG